CGCGGTGTCACTTATCGTTGTGTGTGACGTCAATGTACTATCAGCGCCCACACTTCGAATGAACACGGGAGACACTGATCGTTTCTAGACCACGGCAGACACGACGGATATGCAGACAGCTACGAGTCAACAGGTAAGCCCGTCAAGTCATCTCATCTCGTTTTGGGTAGAGCAATTCTAACGCGATAACATTTTTTCATGCAGTCGGTGCGCATGTAGAAAGTCGCACCGACGCCATCGTGGGAAGCTCAAAACCTACCGAAGTATTGCCCAGAGACGGCGGGGTCGCACGCGGCTTGAGCCAAAGCATGTTTGCCAATGGGCCGGTCACGCGCGAGCGTGCGACTGAGgacgctgctgccgtcgACATGAAGGTGAAAAGCGGTGGCGGCGTACAGGTGGTAGGCTTCAGAGAAGCACTTCTTGAAGTATCCTGATGTCTGGAGAGCTCCGCAGAGACCAACGACCTTGTCGGGCGATTTGTACTGTTTAGCGTACCGGTGCACGGCTTGTGCTACCTGACCAGGAGATAATGTTGAAaaagcaaaaaaaaaaaaaaagccgaCAGTCAAAGAGCGCAACTTTGACAAGAGAACAGGAAACTGACGTCGCCGTGCGTCCCATCTTAACGGCTCTCTCTCCCAACCTATAAATGTGTCTACGAAGGTACTGAGAGTGAGCAGGTATGCCGCGCCAGCGTGAGGACAATTTACGGTCGGCGTTTGTATATACTTAATCAAAGCAACCACAGGACTAGCAGCGGGTGCACACTACCCCCCTCGCGGCCATTTCATTCGGGCGAGTGTAAAAGAGACAGCGCTAAAATGAACACGGAATGGACATACCACCTCAGAATCGGTAAATCTCGCGCCGAGTGTGTTGGTGATTCCTCCGTAAAGTGACCGAGAAGGGTACGTCACCGTTCCCGCCTTGAATGACCTTGTAGCAACATCACCAGCTTCTTTCACTGCAAAAGAATTCACACAAGAGGCGAACGATCCAGGTTTACTCACGTTCTGCGTACCGGGAACAGGCTTTAACCACTGATTCTTGCAGGCCGGACCGCACGACCGACCAGAAGAATCTGCCCTATCTAGAGAACACTAATGTTAGCGTCTAGTGCTGTGGCACGGTGCCTGCAAACTTACTGTATTTCACGCAGGTCTTCATCAGTGCGCCTGCACAAAGAACAATTACAGATACGACAGGGTTTGTTTGCATTGGGTACTGAAGTCACAAAAAGCCACAGTGCTAACCAGATTACGAGGAAAcaacgcgagagcgaaggatTAGGCTGCCCGTGACTAAAAGTGAGGCCCACTGACGATTCTTCACCAAAAGCCGATCATCATCACGGCGGTGAATAAGTCTTCGAACCTTGTACACACCGCCCGTCACGCCACGGAAATTGATTATTCTTTAAAACGTTTGATAAAAGGATCCCACATGATCCCGTAAAGTACTTCGCAACTGCTAGTGCGAGCTCACTTCTGCCAACCGCAGCGATTTCTGCTTTGTTCTTCTTCCACGCCCCGTGGTTGCTTTGGCCTGTTGTTTCGTCGTATGTCTTCAAAAAGTATTTATCCACATGCCTGAGACGTTCAATCAAGAGAGCATATGCCTTCGGTGCGTTCTGATCCTCCTGCGCGAATGCCTGCTGATGTTGTTGCCATGCAGCGATGAAGGCTCCAGCTGATGTACAGAGAGCAACTAGGGCCTGGTCATCATTCAACTTCGCTTTCTTGGAGTTCTTCCTCTTGATTTGCTGTACAATGAGCAGAGTCAGTCGGAAAAGTACATCTGTTGTGGTCTTCGCTACATCGATTTCCCTGTAGCCTTCGCCAAGAGGACAGGTGCCTGCAATGAGAAGCATATCAGCAGAAAAAGCCTTGAAAATGCTCCATGATCAGCCAACAAAATGATAGCCTACCCGCGTATGGCATGACTCAAAATCAtctcccccttcccccccccagAGACAGGCACTGCATTTAAGAGAGAATAGCCTCTCTGGAAAGGCTTCCTTTGGAAGGTGCCAACGGTTTGGCACGAAACTTGTTCTAGTGACAACTGTATCGACGTGATTTCGAGAGCGTAGAGAGACGTACTGCAGTTCAGCGCGCAAGATGTATCATGGGCGGTCATTGGCCACACACCTGCTGACGAGGTCAGTAAGCGGCGTTGAGCAAAACATAGTACAACGGGCCGCAGCAATCACGCTtaccagcagcagcgacccACTGAGGTATCTGTGACACAGGACCTGAACACCATAGCACAGGATGTCGTACGCACAGACTGGACACAAAAACGTGAATTCGAGGAAACGTCGGGAGGCTCGGGATACGCGGCATTCGACGTTCCGTGCCTGCTCTCATCACCTGCGTCAGACGTATTACCATCATGCTGATTGTTCCCCCTGTTGCGCGTCGTACCATGAGCTTTCGATATGGAATTCTTTATCTTCGTCCACGGGATATGCTCGCGTGGTGTAACTCTGCCAGCAGGAAGCGGCTGGATAGCCTGGATGCCTCGGCCATCTTCATCTGTGGCAAGACTTTTCGGTTCGTGAGCGGTTATAGCTTCTGGCGATTGCGAAGCCTTTTCTGAATCCGCTGAAGTAGGAGTCTCGGTGCTGGAGGCATGTTCTGAATCATGTGGAATAGGGGTCTCGGCGCTGGAGGGATGTTCTGAATCACCTGATACAGGGGTCTCGGCGCTGAAGTACTTTTTTAAAGCTGGATTGATTTTCTGTGCCGCTTCAAAAAAACTCGAGGGCAGCTTGTCGCGGAACGTCTGATAGAATGCGGAGTACAACGATGCCCTGTCTGCTTCCGGGATTGCGTCAAACACCCACCGAGCCGCATCGCCTGCGAGAGACTCGGCAGCTGCACGCACGAGAAATCACACTCGACGGCAACGGACACCGCTAAACACGCCATCTCGAAGCTGTATTCTAATGCATCGCCTCTGTGCCCAACTTACTGTTAAGGGCATCGGTGAAGATCTGAACCTCTGATTCGGTCTGCGGAAAGTAGTCATCAAGCCATCCAAGGATTTGGTACGTCGTCTCTGCAAGCTTCGGTAAATTTTGCCTGAGCTGCTGGAGAAATAAAGTGTATCCCTCTTTGAGAGTGCGCGTTTCTGAAGAAGAGAACCCGGAACACAGGATCGAATAACACAATACATCGTAACGGTATGGTCATCCAGAAGAGTCCATGTCATTGTGGACGTTCATCGCATCGTCAGCGCCGTACCTCGTCGATCAATGGCTCCGAAAGGAGCGGAAATAGAAAACAACCTTTCTGCAGAGCACACGGgtag
The Besnoitia besnoiti strain Bb-Ger1 chromosome VIII, whole genome shotgun sequence genome window above contains:
- a CDS encoding rhoptry neck protein RON4 (encoded by transcript BESB_083570), with product MLGQPARGRTAGMAPLQRRMVENYRVPKAPQAPSGRSLDHRSGGARPVGCPAKCEFVDVRQEVKAPAQAPLPPSHGPQYPLLAVPRRKPNPLTLMLLRLRRRLELQNRKARLVGLLPHLQVKAPAQAPLPPSHGPQYPLLAVPRRKPNPLTLMLLRLRRRLELQNRKARLVGLLPHLQVKAPAQAPLPPSHVSPLEAHFAEFCVTFSDVVLLTNSVAVGNAGVGLERENVISVFEDAEALESSVLLPCSAAKGLYPSLEPFRGPSDANAKGFYPSLEHLKSLQGDGGAAASGERLFSISAPFGAIDRRETRTLKEGYTLFLQQLRQNLPKLAETTYQILGWLDDYFPQTESEVQIFTDALNTAESLAGDAARWVFDAIPEADRASLYSAFYQTFRDKLPSSFFEAAQKINPALKKYFSAETPVSGDSEHPSSAETPIPHDSEHASSTETPTSADSEKASQSPEAITAHEPKSLATDEDGRGIQAIQPLPAGRVTPREHIPWTKIKNSISKAHGPVSQIPQWVAAAGTCPLGEGYREIDVAKTTTDVLFRLTLLIVQQIKRKNSKKAKLNDDQALVALCTSAGAFIAAWQQHQQAFAQEDQNAPKAYALLIERLRHVDKYFLKTYDETTGQSNHGAWKKNKAEIAAVGRSALMKTCVKYMKEAGDVATRSFKAGTVTYPSRSLYGGITNTLGARFTDSEVVAQAVHRYAKQYKSPDKVVGLCGALQTSGYFKKCFSEAYHLYAATAFHLHVDGSSVLSRTLARDRPIGKHALAQAACDPAVSGQYFENAFRLLSAAITQEWEREKLFERLSSWTTTSVILAPALEASVPVPAAEPEAAWDPAYEDGIYRIYQQNSNGQQQSAGTVFYVGGLPHHVKPTGVLVQGATVPDSSRATAVHNVESDGDLSTASDSRTQSRAFINANAPDAETPRATDRKSRPGFSAGKNEKQVSEEAAEEKRGSQARQAAEEAEEL